The Haloterrigena turkmenica DSM 5511 genome includes the window GACGCCGACGCTGGTGTCGCCACCGTTCCCCGGCTCTTTCATCGGTACCGGGGCGATTTCGGCGGGAAACGCGGCGTCATCTCGTTTCTCCGGACGTACGACGCGATCCCGTCGGGACACAGACCGTCGCTCGAGTACGAATCGATGACCCGGACGCCGGACGTCGATTTCGACGCCGACATAGCGGAGTTCCATCCGTAGCCGCGACGCGACGATCGGTCGAACTCAGTCCTCCCGATTCTCGATACTCGCGGTCGGTGCCGACCGCATGACGCTTCGGGCTGCCCGCTTCGCATTCGACCGCGAGGTGTACCCTTCGCCGCTGTCGGCGATGATGTTTCCGTTCCAGTGGACGAGCCGCCAGCGCCACTCGCCGCCGCGGTCCTCGTAAACTTCGAACCGACTGGTTCGGCCCCCTTCCGTCGTCGATTCGTCCGCCTTCGGACCGCCGGGAACCGCTTCCGGCGGCATCGTCGCGGTCTCGGAATCGGTTTCGGGGTCTCCCGTGGCCGCGGTTCCGCTTCCAGTTCCGGTTTCGGCCGCTGATTCGGCCTCGGCGCCTACGACGCCGGGCGTCCCGCGCTCGCTGTCTCCGAGTCGTATCGTCGACCCGCCCGGATCGTCCCACTCGAGTTCGAGTTCCAGTTCGGCGACGGGCGGCTCGTCGTCCTCGCGTTCGGCCTCGAACTCGGCGACGACCCGCTCCGGAATCGACACCGTTGCGGTCCGCTCGCCGTCGTCGATTTTCAGGGGCCGGTCGCCGGCCAGCGCGTCCCCGAACTCCCGGAAGACGGCGGCGAGTTCCTCGCGGTCGTACGCGCGCTCGAGTTCGAACTCGACTTCGGTCGGTGAGTCGTCCATACCTCCCGTACGTCGCCCAGCGAGTTAGGAGTTGGTCGGATTCCGACTGAAATCCGGCGGGCCGGTGCGTTTTTGTCGCCGCGATGTCTTCGCTCGCCCGTGACTTCCCGCGACTGGCAGGCCGACCGGCGCGCCGTCTTCGACCGCGACGACCACGCGTGTCGCCACTGCGAAGAATCCGGCGACGCCGCCGACCCGACCGCCCTCCGAACGTACCCCGTCGGCGCCGTCCCCCTCGAGGGAACGGTCCACGAGAGTTCGCTGGCGACCGTCTGTACCGACTGTTTCGAGACGCTGCAGTCCGCTTCCGACTCCCCCGCCTCGAGCGCCGAGTCGGTCTCGAGCGAGGCGCTGTTCCGACTCGTCCGCGAGACGACCCGCGTTCAGGGCGGCGCCATCGCCGACGTCGCCTCCTTCGCCTCGCTCGCGACGTCGCTGCCGACGACGCTCGCCGACGCTCGAGCCGAGGCCGACGCTGCGGCCGACTCCGACTCGACGTTCGACGCTGCGGTCGACGAAACGGCCGCGGCGTACCGCGACGGCCGCCGAGAGGCCCTGCTTGCGCTCGACGTCGCCGATGCGCGCCTCGAGCGCGTCCGGTCGGTCGACGGAGCGGCGTTCGACGCCGACGTCCGCTCGTCGCTGTCGACGGTCACCGAGACCGCGACCGACCTGCAGTCGACGCTGCGCGAGGCCGTCGCGCGCTCCGAGATCGTTCCCGTCTGTCTCGAGCGCTGTCACGGCTGTTTCGAGCCGCTCGAGGGTGACGCCTGTTCGACCTGCGGCCTCGAGGTCCTCGAGACGGCCGACTGGCGCGGCGAGGAGGGCGTCGCGTTCGAACGGCTGTTCTCGTCGATCAACGACAGCCTCCAGGGCGCCTCGACGACGACGGAGACGCTGACCGAGCGGACGATGACGCTGGCGACCCAGTTGACGGAGTCCTGACTTACTCCGCCGCGTCGTCGGTGCGGAACACGTCGATCGTCTCGTCGGTCACGCCGTCGCGGGAGAACAGCGTGACGATGTCGTCCGGTCGGATCACGGTGTCGCCGTGTGGCGTCACGACGGCATCGTCTCGCTCGATCGCGACGACGAGGGAATCGTCGTCGAGCACCTCGCGCTGGGCCGCCTCCTGAAGACTCATGCCGGCGATCCGGGCATCTCGGTCGACCGTCACCTCGGCGACCTCGGCGTCGCCGGAGAGGCTGATGAAGTCCGTCAGCATGGCTTCGTGAGTCTCGTCGGTGGGACCGAACGGCGCGTACGGGCACCCGATCTCGTTCTGGACGAGCACTTCGTCTTCGATTTCGATGCCGAGATCCGAGAGCGCACGTGCGATCCGCCGCAGATCCGCGGTATCTTCCCCCACCGCGAGCACGTGCAGGTTCCGCCGGCCGGTCAGCAACTCGCGGACGTTGGTGACACCGGGAATCACCTGCGCCCGCTGCGCCATCGATTCGCGCTCCGAAACCGGCGCGTTGCACATGAAGAGATTCGCGAGGTGTCCCGCCGCCCGTTCGAAGTCCACGTTCGCGTGATAGCCGGTGATGATTCCCCGCTCCTCGAGTTGCTCGATCCGATTTCGAATCGTCCCGGGAGAGACGCTCACGTCCGCGGCGATCGTCGGAGCCGAAGTGTTCCGCGCGTCGTCCATCAGCGCGTAGATGATTCGACGATCGATCTCGTCGAGCCGGTGGTCCATGCGGCCCAGTACTGCGCCAGCGTTATATGCGGTTCCGATCTGCTTTGCAGGACACTCATAATAAAAGTGCTACTTCTATCGATACGCCAATATCGACCGGATCAAAATAAGCAATCAGCAATATAACCGGATGATTTATCGTCTAGCCGGGGAAAGGCGCGAGATAATGACCGATCGCACGTTCGAGGTGGGGACGCACAGTTCTGACGAGCGACCGCCGGTACGCGCGAGTCAGCGGTCGCCGACGGAGGGGTCGGCCGATGACTGACGCCCTCCTCGAGACGATGCTCGTTCCGATCGCGAGCGAGGACGACGCCAAGCGGACCTGCGAGGCGATCCTGTCAGAGCTCAACGACCGCGCGACGGTTCACGTCGTTCACGTCATCGAGAAGGCGGGCGGCGCGCCCGACAAGGCCGGCGTCGCCCAGCGCGAGGAGCGCGCCGAGCGGATCTTCGAGATCGTCGAGTCGACGCTCGCCGGGACGAACACCGCCCTCGAGACGGAGATCCTGTACGGGACCGACGTCGCAGCGACGATCCTCGAACACGCTCGCGACCTCGAGGCGACGGCGATCGTCTTCACGCCTCGCGGTGCGAGCCGGTGGATGCGGCTCCTGACCGGTGACGTCGCACAGAAACTGCTCACGAACACCGATCGACCGCTGGTAATCTTGCCAAGATCCGACCATGAGTGACGAAGAACTCGCCAAGGACCTCGGACTGCTCTCGGCGCTGGCGATCGGGATGGGGACGATGATCGGCGCCGGCATCTTCGTGTTGCCCGGCGTCGCGGCCCAGGAGGCCGGGCCGATCGTCGTCGTCTCGTTCGTGGTCGGCGGCATGATCGCGATGGTCAACGCCTTGGCGGTGAGCGAACTCGGGACGGCGATGCCGAAGGCCGGCGGCGGCTACTACTACATCAACCGCGGACTCGGGCCGCTGTTCGGCTCGATATCCGGAATGGGTGACTGGATGGGGCTGGCCTTCGCCTCGGCGTTTTACTGCATCGGGTTCGGCGGCTACCTCACCGATCTGCTGGCCGGAACGATGCTCGCCCTGCCGACCCTTGAGCTCGGTCTCGTTGCCCTGTCGGACATCCAGCTCGGCGCGCTGATCGCCGGCCTGCTGTTCGTCGGCGTCAACTACATGGGCGCCAAGGAGACCGGGGGCGTCCAGACAGTGATCGTTACGGTCCTGCTGGGGATCCTCACCGTCTTCGCTGCCTCCGGCTTCTTCCATTTCGATTGGGCGACGCTCACGACAGACGGACTCGCGCCGACCGATCGGGGGTACGGTGCGATCCTGCCGGGGACCGCCCTCGTCTTCGTCTCCTTCCTCGGCTACGCGAAGATCGCGACGGTCGCCGAGGAACTGCAAAACCCCGGCCGAAACCTCCCGATCGCGGTCATCGGCAGCGTCGCCGTCGTGACGGCGATCTACGCGATCCTCGTCGCCACGATGGTCGGCATCGTTCCGTGGCACTCGCTGGACGACAGCGTCCCCGTCTCCCAGGTCGCCGAGATCACCTTCGCCGGGGTCCCCGTCCTCGACGCCGTCGGCGTGACGCTGATCTCGCTGGCCGCAATGCTGGCGACCGCCTCGAGCGCCAACGCCTCGATTCTCTCGTCGGCTCGAATCAACTTCGCGATGGGCCGCGATAAGATCGTCACGGACAAACTCAACGAGATCCACCCGCGGTACGCGACGCCGTACCGGTCGATCCTGCTTACCGGGGGCGTCATCATCGTCTTCATCGCCGCGCTGGGCCAGGACCTCGAGATCCTCGCGAAGGCCGCCAGCGTGCTCCACCTGATCGTCTACGGGCTCATGAACCTCGCGCTGATCGCCTTCCGCGAGGCGGACGTCCCCGAGTACGACCCCGACTTCCGGGTCCCGTTCTACCCGGTGACGCCGATCCTCGGTGCGCTGCTCTCCTTCGGTCTCGTCGCCTTCATGGACACGATCGAGATCGCGTTAAGCCTCGCGTTCGTCGCCGTCGCGGTGCTGTGGTACGCGTTCTACGCTCGCGCGAAGACGCCCCGACAGGGCGTCCTCGGCGAGTACATCCTCGATCGCTCCGAGGAGCTGCCCGACGTCGCGGTCTCGGCGGCCAGCGCTGCTCGACCGGACGGCTCGGGCCAGTATCGCGTCATGGTGCCGCTGGCCAACCCGCGCACCGAGCGCCACCTGATCGAACTGGCCAGCACGCTCGCCGCCGAAAACGACGGCGTCGTCCACGCGGTCCACATCGTGCAGGTCCCCGACCAGACGCCACTGGATCGCGGTGCCGAGCACATCGAGCGGATCGACGCCGAGTCCGAAGCGCTACTCGAGCTGGCCCGCGAACACGCCGAAGACCGCGGCGCCGAGATCGAGACGACGACGATCGTCTCCCACCGCTCGTTCGAGGAGGTGTTCGACGCGGCCCGCCAGCACGACGTCGATCAGGTCGTGATGGGCTGGGGCGACGATCGGCCGTGGTCCGCGGGGCGGGCCGAGCGCCCGCTCGACGAACTCGCCGCTGACCTGCCGTGTGACTTCCTCGTGTTGAAGGATCGCGGCTACGATCCGTCTCGAATTCTCCTGCCGACCGCCGGCGGTCCAGATTCGGATCTCAGCGCCGAGGTCGCGAAGACGCTGCGCTCGGCGACGGGATCGACGATTCAGTTGCTCCACGTCGTCGACGACGAGCGCGAGCGCGAATCGGGCGAGCAGTTCCTCGCGAACTGGGCGGCCGAACACGGGTTCGGCGACGCCGTGTTGACCGTCGACGACTCCGGCGATGTCGAGGGCGCGATCGCCCGCGAGGCCGAAGACAGGACGCTCGTCGTCATCGGCGCGACCGAGCGCGGTCTGCTCTCGCGGCTCGTCCGCGGCTCGCTCGTCTTCGACGTCGTCGACGAAGTCGACTGTTCGGTCCTGCTCGCCGAACGGCCGGCGGAGCGCTCGCTCCGGGAACGGCTCTTCGGACGCTCAGAATAGCGCGGACCGGACGCGACCGGCGGCTAGAGCCGGGTCGCAGCCTCGAGCGAGATGTCGATCGCACGACCGACGTTGTTCTTCGCTTTCTCCGGCAGTTCGTCGTCCTCGGTGTCGGTGCCCTTCTGGGTGCCCTCAACGAGGTTGCCGTCGACGGTACAGATCGCGCCGGCGCGCAGGCCCTTGCGGCGAGCCAGCGAGAAGATCGCGGCGGCTTCCATCTCGACGGCGAGGAGACCGGCGGCCTCCCAGTCGACGACGTGCTCGTCGGTCTCCGCGTAGTAGGCGTCGTCGGAGACGATCGGGCCGACGTGGACGTCCTCGCCGTTCGCTTCGGCCGAGTCGACCAGCGCCGACAGCACGTCGTAGTCCGGCACGGCGGGGTATTCGGCGGCCTCGTACCGCTTTGACGTTCCCTCCTCTTTCGCGGCGCCGGTCGCGACGACCATGTCGCCGATCTCGATACCCGACTGGAGAGCGCCGGTCGTGCCGACGCGGATGATCGTCTCGACGCCGACGTTGGCCAGTTCCTCGACGGCGATCGCCGCCGACGGACAGCCGATACCGGTCGAGCAGATCGTCAGCTCCTGTCCCTCGTAGGTCGCGTTGACGACCTTGTACTCGCGATTCTGGGCGACGGTTTCGGATTCGTCGCAGTGGTCGGCGATGCGATCGACGCGACCGGGATCGCCCGGTACGAGCACGCGATCGGTCAGGTCGCCGTCGTCGACCAACAGATGTGGCTGCGTTGCCATACCCGTCGATTCCAGTGGCGGTGAGAAAAAAGATTCGAGGACGGGTCCCGATCGTCCGTCGGTTCGGCGACCTGCGACCGTCCCCCGTCCCCACCCCACCGCCGAGTGTGACCGGCCGCGGGGTGTGTTCGACCCGGCCGTTCAGTCAGCAGTCAGGGGAGACCTCCACCCGTTCGGGCGTGACCGTCACCGTCGCATTCTCGACGCTGAATTCGACGGTTCCGTCGGCCCGACTCGCCCCTCGGTGCGTGTCCGCAAAGAGGGAGTCGAGTGCGTCCGGGTTGATGTAGTCGTATAGTCGGGTGTTGGTGGAACCGATATCGTCGTCGAAGTACTGCGCTAGCGCGGTTGCAGTGGCTATACTCGGCGGTTCGTTCGCGTCTCGCTCGTATTGAATGCGGCGTTTAAACTCGCATCCAGAGGACTCTCTGATCCTTCGTTCCGTCATGTCTCTCCGTCACGTCTCCGTGACCGTCTAGCTGAGTGAGCAACGTCTCCGCCCATATACTTACCGTCAGACAACACGGGGTGAAAACCGCTCGCCGGCGGCCGGATCGTGTGGTCTCGAGTCATCCCGCTCGCTCTTCCAGAAACCGTTCGACCTCGGACGCCGTCGGCGCGCTGCGGGCGCCCTCCCGACTCGCCGTCAGCGCGCCGCAGGCGTTCGCGTACTCGAGGGCGTCCTCGATCGACGCGCCCTCGAGTCGGCTCGTGAGAAAGCCCGCCGCAAAGGAGTCGCCGGCACCGGCCGTGTCGACCGAGTCGACGTCGAACCCGGGATGTGCGTAGCTGTCGTCGGGAGTCCGGATCTCTGCGCCGTCGCCGCCGGACGTGATCGCGACGATCCGATCGGTCGGCTCAGAATCGACGCCGGCCGCGTCGACCAGCGCCGCGGCTTCGTGCTCGGTGACGAACAGAATGTCGGCCGCGGCGACGGTCTCGTCGTACGTGCGGTCGCCGAACCGGCGACCGGGGTCGAAACTGACGGTGACGTCGGCCGCCGCGGCGATTGAAGCGATCCGCGCCGCGGTCTCCGGGCGCTGGCTCGTGAGGTGGACGTGATCGGCCGCCCGAACCCGATCAGCGTCGATGTCCGCCGGCCGAACGGCCTCGTTGACGCCGTCGTTGCCCAGGATCGAGACCGCACCGTCGTCGTCGACGAGCAGGTACTTGACCGCCGTCTCGGCGCCCTCGACGACGCGGATCCCCGACAGCGAGACGCCGGCCTCCTCGAGGCCGCGCCTGGCCAGCAGGCCGTTGTCGTCGTCGCCGACGCTGCCGATCAACCCGGCGTCGACCTCGAGGCCGGCGAGCGCGGCGGCGACGTTGGCGGCGCTGCCGCCGCCGGACTGGCGCTGTGAGCGGATCGTCGCCTCGCCGTCGGCGGCGGGGAGTCGGTCGACGCGCAGCGTCACGTCCCAGTTGACGTGACCGGCGGTGAGTACGGTGGGTGGCATTCGATACGACCGGGAAGAAGGCGCCGTCGGAAAAAAATCTAGGTGGCGATGAAGAGCAAGACGTTGTGGACGCCGGGGCCGAGCCCGACCGCGGCGATCCCGGAGAGGACGATCCGCGCCTGCTGGGGCGCGTCCTCGACGTACTCCTTGAACAGTCCGAGGATCACCAGCGCCAGCGCGGCCTTCACCAGGACGAACAGCCAGCCGGCGCCGACGTACTCGGCGATCGGCAGTGACCCGCCGGCCTCGAGGAGCAGCGCCGACAGGGGGACCGACTCCTCGACGCCGATGACGTCGTAGCCGATGGCCGTCGAGACGCCGTCCAAGGTGTGCCCGAAGACGACCAGCGCGCCGGTGTAACTCGTCGTCTTCGCGACGTCGGTAAACCACAGGCTCAGCGCGACCCACGCGATCGCGGTGACGATCCCGGCGGCGATGACGGCGATGACCGGCCAGAAGAGGTTGAACGTCTCTTCGGCCCAACTCACGTTGAGGATGATCGACGCGAAGACGGCGAAAAAGGCGGTCCCGGCGATACCGAAGAACCGCGGAATCGTCGGCTGGAGCCCCCCGGCGTACAGGAAGATCGCGACGATCCAAGCGGCGCCCGCGACGGCCGCGGCGACCAGATAGACGGTCGGCGTCGCGAACAGCGTCTCGACGTTCTCCGGATAGGCGCCGAGTTGATAGAGGACGTGGAGGGCCGAGCCGAACATCATCCACGGCGCGAACGCCAGCACGGTCCGATCGGTTACCGGCGGCTCGAGAACCCACAGCAATGCGACGATCCCCGCCAGTATCACCAGCAGCGGGACGAGGAGGTACCACGGTGGGAGCACGAACCCCTCGGGTAATACCATATCCGTACTCCCACACACCAGCGACAAACACTTTCCGATTGCTAACTATTCACGATAGTGAATAGTTTCCGTCGCTGTAACGTTCGGTGAGCCATCCCGCGGCGCTATGCCGGTGATTTCCTACAGCTCCCAGGGTTCGTCGACCGTCTCTCCGAACAGCTCCCGCATCAGCGTGACGACGGTTTCCGGTGGGAACTGGCCGTGTTCGGTGACGATCGCGTCGACGTACCGCGGCGGGGTGACGTCGAAGGCGGGATTTTCGACGGTCAGTCCGTCGTCGGCGCCGTCGGCGGTGTCGGTGATCGCGGCCCGCTCGTCGTCGTCGAGCACCTCCCGCTCGTCGCGGCGTTCGATCTCGACGGTGTGGCCCGTCATAGTATCGGGGTGGAGTTTGATCGTCTGGGCGGCGACGGTCACCGGCACGCCGCGCTCGCGGGCGATGACCGCCAGTCCGCTGGTGCCGATCTTGTTGATCACGCTCCCGTCGGCCGCGATGCTGTCGGCCCCGACCAGGACGTGATCCGCCTGGTCGAGGTAGCGACGGGCCGCCCCGTCGACGATCACCGTCACCGGCACGTCCCACTCGCGTAACTGTCGGGCCGTGATGTGGCCCTGCAGCCTGGGCCGAGTCTCCTTGACGATCGCCTCGATCTCGGTGCCGTCCTCGACGGCGGCCTCGAGACAGGCCAGCGCGTCCGTCGAGTGGCAGTGGGTCATCACGACGTCGCCGTCGCGCAACCGGTTCGCGCCGACCGATCCCAGTTTCGACTGCGCCTGCGCCAGATCGCGCTGGAACTCCTCGGCGCGAGCGATAGTCGAGGCGCGCAGTTCCGCGACGGTCTCGCCGTCCATCCCGGCGAGGACGTACCGGAGCGCGTTGGGCAGGCTCACCGCCGTCGGGCGGGTCTCGTAGAGCGTCTTCGCGGCCGCTCGCAGTTGCCGCTCGAACGCGTCGGGCCGCTCCGCGTCGGATCGCTCGGCCTGGATCGCCAGCGCCTCGGCCGCCGCGTCGGCGATCGTCGCGGCCCCGCGGATCTCCATCGCGGCGATCTCGTCGGCGGTCGTCACGACGGCCGGCGCGACGTCGGGTCCACGGTCGTCCATGCCGTCACGTTGCGCGCCGGACGGCAAAAGTGATCGGGCGGGGTTTTTGCCCGTCGGGCGATTCCCTCCCCGTATGGACCGCAGCGAACTCGCCCCGCTGATCGATCACACCGTGCTCGGCCCCGAGACGTCGATCGCCGATGTCCGCCGCGTTCTCGACGAGGCCCGGGAGTACGGCATGAACGCCTGTGTCCCGCCCTACGCCGTCGAGACGGCCGCCGACTACGCGCCCGAGGTGACCCTCGCGACGGTCGTCGGCTTCCCCCACGGCCAACACGCCGCCGCGGCGAAGCGACGGGAGGGCGTTCTCGCCTGGAAGGCCGGCGCCGACGAACTCGACGTCGTGCTCAACGTCGGCCGGCTGAAGGCCGGCGAGGACGACGTCGTCCGGGCCGAACTCGCGGAGATCACGGCCGCGGTACCGATCCCCGTCAAGGTGATCATCGAGACGGCTCTCCTGACCGACGAGGAGAAACACCGCGCCTGCGAGGCCGCGGACGCGGCCGACGCGGCGATGGTGAAGACGTCTACCGGCTTTTCCGAGGCCGGTGCG containing:
- a CDS encoding amphi-Trp domain-containing protein, with amino-acid sequence MDDSPTEVEFELERAYDREELAAVFREFGDALAGDRPLKIDDGERTATVSIPERVVAEFEAEREDDEPPVAELELELEWDDPGGSTIRLGDSERGTPGVVGAEAESAAETGTGSGTAATGDPETDSETATMPPEAVPGGPKADESTTEGGRTSRFEVYEDRGGEWRWRLVHWNGNIIADSGEGYTSRSNAKRAARSVMRSAPTASIENRED
- a CDS encoding HNH endonuclease — translated: MTSRDWQADRRAVFDRDDHACRHCEESGDAADPTALRTYPVGAVPLEGTVHESSLATVCTDCFETLQSASDSPASSAESVSSEALFRLVRETTRVQGGAIADVASFASLATSLPTTLADARAEADAAADSDSTFDAAVDETAAAYRDGRREALLALDVADARLERVRSVDGAAFDADVRSSLSTVTETATDLQSTLREAVARSEIVPVCLERCHGCFEPLEGDACSTCGLEVLETADWRGEEGVAFERLFSSINDSLQGASTTTETLTERTMTLATQLTES
- a CDS encoding Lrp/AsnC family transcriptional regulator; amino-acid sequence: MDHRLDEIDRRIIYALMDDARNTSAPTIAADVSVSPGTIRNRIEQLEERGIITGYHANVDFERAAGHLANLFMCNAPVSERESMAQRAQVIPGVTNVRELLTGRRNLHVLAVGEDTADLRRIARALSDLGIEIEDEVLVQNEIGCPYAPFGPTDETHEAMLTDFISLSGDAEVAEVTVDRDARIAGMSLQEAAQREVLDDDSLVVAIERDDAVVTPHGDTVIRPDDIVTLFSRDGVTDETIDVFRTDDAAE
- a CDS encoding universal stress protein, which gives rise to MTDALLETMLVPIASEDDAKRTCEAILSELNDRATVHVVHVIEKAGGAPDKAGVAQREERAERIFEIVESTLAGTNTALETEILYGTDVAATILEHARDLEATAIVFTPRGASRWMRLLTGDVAQKLLTNTDRPLVILPRSDHE
- a CDS encoding amino acid permease; translation: MSDEELAKDLGLLSALAIGMGTMIGAGIFVLPGVAAQEAGPIVVVSFVVGGMIAMVNALAVSELGTAMPKAGGGYYYINRGLGPLFGSISGMGDWMGLAFASAFYCIGFGGYLTDLLAGTMLALPTLELGLVALSDIQLGALIAGLLFVGVNYMGAKETGGVQTVIVTVLLGILTVFAASGFFHFDWATLTTDGLAPTDRGYGAILPGTALVFVSFLGYAKIATVAEELQNPGRNLPIAVIGSVAVVTAIYAILVATMVGIVPWHSLDDSVPVSQVAEITFAGVPVLDAVGVTLISLAAMLATASSANASILSSARINFAMGRDKIVTDKLNEIHPRYATPYRSILLTGGVIIVFIAALGQDLEILAKAASVLHLIVYGLMNLALIAFREADVPEYDPDFRVPFYPVTPILGALLSFGLVAFMDTIEIALSLAFVAVAVLWYAFYARAKTPRQGVLGEYILDRSEELPDVAVSAASAARPDGSGQYRVMVPLANPRTERHLIELASTLAAENDGVVHAVHIVQVPDQTPLDRGAEHIERIDAESEALLELAREHAEDRGAEIETTTIVSHRSFEEVFDAARQHDVDQVVMGWGDDRPWSAGRAERPLDELAADLPCDFLVLKDRGYDPSRILLPTAGGPDSDLSAEVAKTLRSATGSTIQLLHVVDDERERESGEQFLANWAAEHGFGDAVLTVDDSGDVEGAIAREAEDRTLVVIGATERGLLSRLVRGSLVFDVVDEVDCSVLLAERPAERSLRERLFGRSE
- a CDS encoding nucleoside phosphorylase, producing the protein MATQPHLLVDDGDLTDRVLVPGDPGRVDRIADHCDESETVAQNREYKVVNATYEGQELTICSTGIGCPSAAIAVEELANVGVETIIRVGTTGALQSGIEIGDMVVATGAAKEEGTSKRYEAAEYPAVPDYDVLSALVDSAEANGEDVHVGPIVSDDAYYAETDEHVVDWEAAGLLAVEMEAAAIFSLARRKGLRAGAICTVDGNLVEGTQKGTDTEDDELPEKAKNNVGRAIDISLEAATRL
- a CDS encoding HalOD1 output domain-containing protein translates to MTERRIRESSGCEFKRRIQYERDANEPPSIATATALAQYFDDDIGSTNTRLYDYINPDALDSLFADTHRGASRADGTVEFSVENATVTVTPERVEVSPDC
- a CDS encoding carbohydrate kinase family protein; this encodes MPPTVLTAGHVNWDVTLRVDRLPAADGEATIRSQRQSGGGSAANVAAALAGLEVDAGLIGSVGDDDNGLLARRGLEEAGVSLSGIRVVEGAETAVKYLLVDDDGAVSILGNDGVNEAVRPADIDADRVRAADHVHLTSQRPETAARIASIAAAADVTVSFDPGRRFGDRTYDETVAAADILFVTEHEAAALVDAAGVDSEPTDRIVAITSGGDGAEIRTPDDSYAHPGFDVDSVDTAGAGDSFAAGFLTSRLEGASIEDALEYANACGALTASREGARSAPTASEVERFLEERAG
- a CDS encoding DUF63 family protein, encoding MVLPEGFVLPPWYLLVPLLVILAGIVALLWVLEPPVTDRTVLAFAPWMMFGSALHVLYQLGAYPENVETLFATPTVYLVAAAVAGAAWIVAIFLYAGGLQPTIPRFFGIAGTAFFAVFASIILNVSWAEETFNLFWPVIAVIAAGIVTAIAWVALSLWFTDVAKTTSYTGALVVFGHTLDGVSTAIGYDVIGVEESVPLSALLLEAGGSLPIAEYVGAGWLFVLVKAALALVILGLFKEYVEDAPQQARIVLSGIAAVGLGPGVHNVLLFIAT
- a CDS encoding ribose 1,5-bisphosphate isomerase, whose protein sequence is MDDRGPDVAPAVVTTADEIAAMEIRGAATIADAAAEALAIQAERSDAERPDAFERQLRAAAKTLYETRPTAVSLPNALRYVLAGMDGETVAELRASTIARAEEFQRDLAQAQSKLGSVGANRLRDGDVVMTHCHSTDALACLEAAVEDGTEIEAIVKETRPRLQGHITARQLREWDVPVTVIVDGAARRYLDQADHVLVGADSIAADGSVINKIGTSGLAVIARERGVPVTVAAQTIKLHPDTMTGHTVEIERRDEREVLDDDERAAITDTADGADDGLTVENPAFDVTPPRYVDAIVTEHGQFPPETVVTLMRELFGETVDEPWEL
- the deoC gene encoding deoxyribose-phosphate aldolase, with product MDRSELAPLIDHTVLGPETSIADVRRVLDEAREYGMNACVPPYAVETAADYAPEVTLATVVGFPHGQHAAAAKRREGVLAWKAGADELDVVLNVGRLKAGEDDVVRAELAEITAAVPIPVKVIIETALLTDEEKHRACEAADAADAAMVKTSTGFSEAGATVADVELMREYLPVKASGGVGSYDEAMAMLAAGAERIGASSGVEILEGAPE